Part of the Mangifera indica cultivar Alphonso unplaced genomic scaffold, CATAS_Mindica_2.1 Un_0040, whole genome shotgun sequence genome, ATAGAcaacgaagggtcgtcctttaTTGGAGAAGATCTTTAACTAGATTTGAGAAAACCATAAATCAGATTTGAGAAGATTATCAACCGGATATGAAACCTAGAAATGTGGGGGCGGGGCAGGGCGGGGCCCGGGGGGGGGGAATGAATGTTTAAAAGTTTAactataagataaattattagttttttaaattaagaaaaaaataatataaatgttttagattttaagataaaataatggttttatttttatctctaattaaaaattttaataataattagtttatgaataattatttaaattttttacctattATAAATATGCTTTTGAGGTTAGATAAAACTggggtggaaaattgtcctcTGGCCAAAACATTATCTATAAATGACAACGAGATAAGGGTAGTTTTGTAATTGAAGTAAAGTAGTAGGAAAGGAGGGAAGggcaaaaaagagaaagagagtagTAGTAGAAGTGATAATGTGGAAGGACCCGGTTTGTCTCCTTCTGAGTGGATCGTCGCACGTTAAAAGAAAGAGTTGCGCAATTCATTGCATTACAGTGTTGAGAGAGAGACAAAGCCAGCTCGCCCTTGCATATGCTTTCACTGCACATCATCACTAACAGCACCTCCACCAACAATAACCACCACCCACCTCTCTTTCATTCTCTTTCTTCCTTCCTTCTTCTCCATTGATTCACCCACCTCGATATAACCCCCTCCTAATTTGTTTTTTGAGAAACCCTTGTGTGTCTGACTGTTTTTTTAAAAAGGTCTTTTTATAGATATTCTACGTAATCAGACTGCTTGTTTTTCTCTTCATCTTGCCTGGTTTCGAGATCTGGGTTGATATCGGATGAAGACAACTTTAGATTTCTTGTGATTTTGTTCtctgtttctgttttttttctagttattaaaatgattgaGATGTGCTAGACTGAGTAGGTATTATTTGTGGTTCACTGCGCATAAAATCTCTCGAAATGTGGTTGAATGACTTGAGCATTTTCAAGctttaaagtttagttttctcttttttgtctttACATTCTAATTTTGGAAGATCTTTGAAGGTTTAAATTCGATGAATTTATatcaaatcttataaaaaaaaacccatgAAGAATTTTCAATGGTTGAAGCGAATCTCCATTAACAACAAACCTGATAGGAGGCTCTCTCTTGGTGAATATAAGAGAGCTATTTCGTGGTCTGAGTATTTAGTCTCTTCTGGTGCAGCGATAAAAGGAGAAGGGGAAGAAGAATGGAGTGCAGATATGTCAGAGTTGTTTATCGGCTGTAAATTTGCTTCAGGAAGGCATAGTAGAATCTATAGAGGGATATACAAGCAGAGAGATGTGGCGATCAAGCTCGTTAGCCAGCCACAGGAAGATGAAAACTTGGCTTCTTTTCTTGAAAAACAATTCACTTCAGAAGTGGCTCTCTTGTTTCGATTAAAGCATCCTAATATCATCACTGTAAGCTCCTCTGGGTTCTTGAAATTTCTACTCTTTCATGTTTCTGGGAATGTAGTAGTTTAATGCTTTTACTTTCTCATAATTTTAATGACTCAAGAATGGTGGACATGGGCATACGCAAAACAAGTACTAATATCACAATGGGAACCTCAGTGCTTTTGTTTTACAGAGAAAAGTGCTTATTTCTACTTAAAGTCATTTCAAAATGACAACTTCaaagttttcttttcctttatttatttatttatttattttttgggatCAACATGATACTGATCTACAGAACAGTAGTAACGTCGTCTTTCCCTCTAGTTTATCACGTACCAAGGTATTCCGGCTTTATGCATTCAACAACTTTCAGTCAGCATTTATTGATCCTTGCCTATCTGTTGCATACTACCCATGTGCATATTTATTACTGTTGCTCTTTCACTTGTGTAGATAAAGTTTGGTTAGAATCCTAGTAGTGGCATTCAATATGCTTTGCAAACTCTAAAATACTGAGTCGACTTCATATCTTTAAGAAttcattcttttttcatttggaTCATAGTCATATTACTAAGATACTGTAGAGTGGAAAGCTAAATCTAATATGAACAGTATCTGCGTGTCTAATATGCTATTATAGGCCAAGCTTTCCTAATGTGGATTTGCAACTGTGTTATTTCCCTTCTTTCTCGTTACTTTCTCCATTTTTCCTTAGTGGTCAAAATTTAGATGTGAAAATTAATTCTCAGAAAGAAACCTGTGACAGcaagggataactggcttgtatttttacttcaaatttatgatttatcttGAACAGACAAATTGGAATATTGGCAACATAGTTTATTGATAGTTTAGGAATGATGGGATTTTATTATGGTGGTAGTGATATGGGCCACAAATGCCTAGgaccgtatatatatatatactcttttTTCATCAAGCAAAGCCATGGGCTTCACATGATAATTAGTCGATTTCCCCTGCTTTTAGCTTTTGGAGATTGCCTATTCAACTTAAGATTTCTGGCCTAAtagttttttcttatatctaAAACTGCCTTTTTCAATAGACTTCCTTCTTAGTCTTTTTGGTGTTAGGTTATATTAGATAGATGGGTTATTTCTATCTAGTGCAATTGGTATTGCAGGTCAAGTAATAGTGGAAgcatataaaacaatatacatTATTGAATTTTTCTGTTCATCCTAAACGGTTAGTATGCATATTTCCAACAGCTAAGTATGAGTTGGAATCAATCATTTTATACTGTGTATCTATTTTGCTTTCTTTTGTGCAGTTTGTTGCAGCCTGTAAGAAACCACCTGTATTTTGTATAATCACTGAGTATCTAGCTGGAGGGTCCCTAAGAAAATATCTTCATCAGCAGGAGCCACATTCAGTACCACTCAAACTTGTTCTGAAACTAGCGCTCGACATTGCACGAGGAATGCAATATCTTCATTCACAAGGAATACTTCATAGGGACCTCAAATCAGAAAATTTGTTGCTTGGAGAAGATATGTGTGTCAAGGTAGCAGATTTTGGCATTTCGTGCTTAGAATCTCAGTGTGGTAGTGCTAAGGGATTTACAGGTACTTATCGCTGGATGGCACCAGAAATGATTAAAGAAAAACACCATACAAAGAAAGTTGATGTCTACAGTTTTGGCATAGTTCTTTGGGAGCTTTTAACTGCATTAACACCATTTGAAAACATGACCCCAGAACAAGCTGCATTTGCAGTCTGCCAGAAGGTAAGTTTACCTGATTAAGTCTTGGAATGCTGCATTACAATTGCCTGTGTTACCTCTTGCTCAATTCAATAATGACTTCTCATCAATATGGACCAAGATCTCTCCTTAATACCTATTTTTTAGGTATAGGATGAACTGTACCTTACCTATTCTAGGATAGAAAGACACAAGGCTGAGTAAAGAACAATGTTGAGTGTTGTTTAGCAATTGATAATTGCTATAAGATCATCtaagtgattttgaaaatttatcctctgaatttttttaaaaattctcttTCTTGAGTTAGAAGATGTCATGGTAGAAATGCATGATGCAAAATTTTCTGCCTTCATTTATCTTTAAATGAGTGAACATTTATTCATGCATCTTGTTATCTTAGTATGTTTGTGTCCTTTATCATTAAGTGCATGACACTACATAAACTAGAACAAA contains:
- the LOC123206516 gene encoding serine/threonine/tyrosine-protein kinase HT1-like; this translates as MKNFQWLKRISINNKPDRRLSLGEYKRAISWSEYLVSSGAAIKGEGEEEWSADMSELFIGCKFASGRHSRIYRGIYKQRDVAIKLVSQPQEDENLASFLEKQFTSEVALLFRLKHPNIITFVAACKKPPVFCIITEYLAGGSLRKYLHQQEPHSVPLKLVLKLALDIARGMQYLHSQGILHRDLKSENLLLGEDMCVKVADFGISCLESQCGSAKGFTGTYRWMAPEMIKEKHHTKKVDVYSFGIVLWELLTALTPFENMTPEQAAFAVCQKNARPPLPPTCPAAFSHLINHCWSTNPDKRPHFNEIVSTLESYLTSVEEDPEFLSNFVPSSPDHTVIRCLPNCIVWNRSAHLKPLSSS